The sequence GTCGCGCTCGACGTGGCGGACGGGCAGTTCACCTACGCCTTCGACTGACCGGCCCTGCCCCTCCAGATATTTTCGCATCCGCACCGAACCCGATCCGCATCCTCCGGCACTTACCGACAACACCTGCCGGGGCGGAGGCACCCCCGAACCGGCCGCAGCAGTCTCGGGAGTTGTCGGATGCCCATGGATATCGAACACGAAGCCGCGGATCTTCTGGAGGGCGCCGCCCCGGCGGCTCCCAACACCGGCTTCGGCACCCTGTCCGCCCCCCGGACGGAAGCCGCCGGGCAGAGCGACGCGAAGTTCCGCATCGCCCTGCTCGGCGACTTTTCCGGCCGCGCCAACCGGGGCCTGATCGAGATCGGGGACGCGCTGGCGACCCGCAAGCCCATCAAGCTCGACGTGGACAACATCGACGATGTCATCGCGCGTTTTGCCACCACGCTGGTCCTGCCCGTCGGGGCGGATGGCGCGGGGGTGGAGGTACGGCTCACCGGCCTCGACGACCTGCATCCCGACGAGATCTACGAGACCGTCGAGCTCTTCGAGGAGCTGTCGGACCTCCGCAACATGGTGGCACGCGGCGACCGCTCCGCCCTCGCGGATCTGGAGGAGTGGGCCGAGGAGCATAGCCACGCGATAGCCCCAGCCAAGCGGTCCAAGGGAAGCAACGTCCCCGCCGACCGGCGGCTCAGCGACTTCGAGGCCCTGATCGGCGAACGGCAGGGCCAGACGGTGGAGGCGAGCGACACCGACGCGCTGATCGCCCGCATCGTCGGCCCCTATGTCCAGAAGGCCCCCGCGGACGATCAGGACGAGATGCTGGCCGCGGTCGACGCCGCCCTCTCGGGCGCCATGCGCACCATCCTGCACCACCCCGATTTCCAGACGGTGGAGGCGACCTGGCGCAGCCTCGACTTCCTCGCCCGGCGGATCGAGACCGGGCCGCGGCTGGAGATCGTGCTCTACGATGTCTCGGCCGAGGAATGGGCCGCCGACCTTGCCGCCGTTGAAGACCTCGCCGAGAGCGGGCTCTTCCGCATGCTGGCCGAGGAGCCGCAGCTCGACGCGGCGCAAGGTCCGTTCTCCGCCGTCTTCGGCCTCTACACGCTGGAGGAGACGCCGCCCCACGCGCAGCTCATGGGCCGCATGGCGAAGATCGCGGCGTGGATGAACGCGCCTTTCGTCGCCGCCATCTCCCCCGCCTTCCTCGACATCAAGAAGGAGGATCGCCACCCGCTGGTCGCCGAAGCCTGGGACGCCCTGCGCGCGCTTCCGGAGGCCGGGCATACCGGCCTTGCGAGCCCCCGCTTCCTGCTCCGCCTGCCCTATGGCGAGCGCACCGAGCCGGTGGACGCCTTCGACTTCGAGGAGTTCACCCTGCGTGACGGGCTCAAGGGCATGCTCTGGGCCAACCCGGTGATCCTGTCGGCCACCCTGATGACCGCGACCGCCGCGAAATCGGGCAAGGAGATGCGGCTGGGCGAGATCATGTCGATGGGCGACATCCCCGTCCACACCATGACCGATCCCCATGGCGATCAGGTCGCCCTGCCCTGCACCGAACGGCTGCTCAACACCCGCACCATGGCCGATGTGGTCGCCCGCGGCTTCATGCCGGTTCTGTCGATCAAGGGGCGCAATGAGGTGCGGCAGGGCTCGTTCCAGGCGCTGGGCGCGGGCATGCTTGCCGGCCCCTGGGCGTCCGGCGGCATTCAGGCCGCGGCCGAAAGCAGTATCGAGGTCGGTCTCGGTGCGGGTGTGCCGACGGCTGATGAAGCACCGGCGGCCGCGCCCGAGGCGGAGGAGGACGACCTGCCCGATCTCGACGGCTCCGACGACGGCGACGACGATCTGGGCGATCTCGACGACCTGCTCGCGGGCTTCGGTGACGACGCCGACAGCGATGACGACGAGGAAGAGATCGACCCCGAGCTCGCCGCCCTGCTGGAGGGTCTGTGATGCAGGACCAGTCCAACCGCGTCGCCGCCCCCGCCATCCTGATCGCCGAGGTCGAAGGGGCCTACTGGATGCTCCAGGGCGACCGCCATCTCGGCGCGATGCTCACGGGGCAGGCCCCCTTCCCGACCCCGGTCTGCTGCCTGCGCTTCGCCTCCTCCTTCGAGTTCGCGGCGACCCTCGAGGGCATCAGCCCGGCGGAGCTGTGGAGCATTCACCCCGCGGTGGTCGCCCGGCTCGAGCGGGCCGGCGACCTCGCCTTCGTCACCCTCGACGACGCCGACTGAGACGCGGGAGGAAGGGACAGGCCATGGCCGACGACATCATCCTCGAAGGACGCCAGATCCGGCTGGAGCTTCCGGGCAAGCTGAAGGGCTTCCTGATGCGGGCCGAGGTGAACGAGGGCCTCAGCCGCATCACCGAGACGACCATCGAGTTCATGTCCCCCGACCTCGACATCGACCTGCAAAAGCTGGTGGGAGAGCGCCTGAGCCTCGAGATCGACGCGCCGAAGGACAAGGTCCGCCACTTCCAGGGCCGCTGCGTCGCCGCCGAGTTCCTCGGCTCCCATGCCGGGCGCGGCTACTTCCGCGCCGCTGTCCGGCCGTGGCTCTGGTTTCTCACCCGCAACACCGACTGCCGGATCTTCCAGGACAAGTCGGTGATCGAGGTCATCAAGGAGATCTTCGGCCAGCACGGCTTCTCCGACTACCGCGACACGACGCGGCACCCCTACCCCAAGCGCACCTACTGCGTGCAGTACGGCGAGAGCGACTTCGCCTTCATTTCCCGCCTGATGGAGGAGGAGGGGATCTACTACTACCACAGCCACGACAAGACGAAGGAGACGCTGGTCCTCGCCGACGAGGCGAGTGCGCACCGCTCCATCGAGGATCACGCCGAGATCGACTTCCATTTCCGGGAGCAGCAGTACCGCCGCCGCGACGACCACGTCTTTGAATGGCGCGGGGGCGAGAGCATCCAGACCGGCAAGGTGGCGCTGCGCGACTACGACTTCGAGAAGCCCAAGTCGGACCTGACCTCGGTCAAGGCCCTGCCCCGCGGCAAGCACGCCTACAAGTCCTACGAGCACTACAGCTATCCCGGACGCCACGGCGACACCCGCACGGGCGAGCATCTGGCACGGGTGAAGGTCGAGGGCTTCGCCGGCCAGACCCACCGCGCCCATGGCGTCAGCAACGTGCGCCAGATGGCGGCGGGCACGAAGTTCAAGCTCAAGGAGCATCCGCGAAAGGCGGAAAACGCCGAATATCTCGTCATCTCCGCCCGCCACCAGATGCAGATCGATGCCGATACCCAGGACCGGGAGATCGTGGAGGCGATCCTCGGCCCCACGCTCGATTTCGACGGCACCAACATGGCCGACAGCTACCGCTGCCTCTTCGAGGTGCAGCCGACGGAGCTGACCTATCGCGCCCCGCAGGTCACACTGCGGCCGGAGCATCCGGGCATCCAGACCGCAGTTGTCGTGGGCAAGCCGGGCGAGGAGATCTGGACGGACAAGTATGGCCGCGTGAAGGTCCAGTTCCACTGGGACCGCAAGGGCCGCCGCGACGACAGCGCGTCCTGCTGGATCCGCACCGCCGTGCCGTGGAGCGGCAAGGGCTGGGGCATGATCGGCGTGCCCCGCGTGGGCCAGGAGGTCGTGGTCCAGTTCGAGGACGGCGACCCCGACCGCCCGATCATCACCGGCATGGTCTACAACGGCGACACGTCGGTGCCCCACGACCTGCCCGCCAACCAGACGCAGATGGGCTGGAAAACCAACAGCTCCAAGGGCGGCGGCGGCTTCAGCGAGCTGATCTTTGAGGACAAGAAGGACGCGGAGTTCGTCCGCCTCCAGTCCGAGCGCGACTTCCGCCAGATCATCAAGAACAACGCCGAGATCACCGTGGGGCTGGAGCACAGGAAGGGCGGCACCTTCACCCAGACCATCCACGGCGACAAGACCGAGACGATCCGCGAGGGCGACCACAGCTTCACCGTCGGCAAGGGCGCCGAGCGCGTCTCCATCGCCAAGGGGCGCGAGACGACGGTGGGCGAGGACGACACGCTGAGCGTCGATGCCGACCAGTCCGTCACCGTGAAGGGGGCCAAGACAGACAAGATCGGCAAGGGCTACACGGTTGATGTGGGCGCGGCGCTGGAGGTCTCGGCCAAGTCCAAGATCTCCTTCAAATGCGGCGGCTCCACCATCGAGATGACGCCCACCAAGGTCACGATCACCGCCACGCAGGTGGAGGTGAAGGCCAACGCCACCGCGAAGCTCACCGCCAACGGCCAGCTCACGATGGAGGGCAAGGGACAGGCCTCGCTGAAAGGTGCCGGCATGCTGAAGCTCGAAGGCGGCGGCATGACCCAGCTCAAATCCTCTGGCCTGCTGATGGCCAAGGGCTCTCTCACGATGATCAATTGAGGCGCGCCCGATGACCCTTGGCCCCTTCGACAACCTCAGGAAACTGCCCGACACGCCGGTGGCAGGCATCCTCGCCCGTGGCAATGCGAAGCTGCAGACCAAGCTCGATGCGGCCAAGGGCGCATCGGCGGCGGAGGTGCTGGCGGAGCTCGACGGCAAGGGCGCGCTGATGGACATGATGCAGGTGCTTGCCCACGCCCTCCCGCCGCGGGAGGCGATCTGGTGGGCCTGCCTCTCGGGGCGGGACGTGGCAGCAGAGGGCACGCCCCCGATAGAAGCCGCCGAAGCCTGGGTCTTCAAACCGGGGCCGGAGACGCGCATCCGCGCGCGGCAGGCCCTAGACACAGCCGACAACGAGGACGACACCGCGCTCTGCGCCATGGCCGCGAGCTTCGCCGACGGCACGCTCGGCCCCGGCGAGCTGGAGGACTACGCCGCCCCGCCGGGTGCGGTCGGCACCGCCGCCTTCGGCATGGCGCTCACCGCCCTCTTCCACGACGAGGAGCAGGTGGAGGCGCAGGGCCCCCTGATCCTCGCCCGCGCGCTCGACATCGCGCGGGGCGGCAACGGCAAGATCGCCGTCGAAGGGGAGGCCACGCCATGACCCTCCCCGCGGCCCGCGTCGGCGACCCCCATGTCTGCCCGATGGTCACCGGCATCGTTCCCCATGTGGGCGGGCCGATCGTCGTGCCCTGCCCGACCGTTCTGATCGGCAAGATGCCTGCGGCGACCGCCACCGCGATGGCAGTCTGCGTCGGCCCGCCGGACGTGGTCGCCAAGGGCTCCACCACCGTGCTGACAGGCAAGAAACCGCAGGCCCGCCTCGGCGACACCTGCGCCCATGGCGGGGCCATCGTGATGGGCTGCCCGACCGTGCTGGTGGGAGGCTGACGATGAGCCTGACCCTCCGCCTCACCAGCTCCGGCACGCTGCCGAACAACGCCACCTCCGTCGCGATGGAAAACGGCGTGCTCACCATCGGGCGCGGCGACGAGAACACCCTCGCCCTGCCCGACCCGGACCGGATGCTCTCCAAGCGCCACTGCGTGGTGGAGGAGCGGGGCGGCGACTACCTGCTGACCGATATCAGCACCAACGGCACGTTTCTGAATTACAGCGCCGAGCGGGTGGGCGAGATCCCGACGCCGCTCAGCCATGGCGACGTCATCCAGGTCGGCGACTTCGAGCTGGTGGTGGAAATCGGCGGAGCGCAGCCCGAGGCCGCCCTGCCCATGGCCCCGGCAGAGGACAGCCTGCCGGCTGCTCCGTCGAGCGCCCCCGAACCCCTCGCCACGCTGGACGATCCGCTGGCGGAGGGCGGTGGCGGCGACTTCCTCGACGACCTCCTCGGCAGCCCTGCCGCGTCCGCCGACATTCCGCTCGCGCCGGACCCCTTTGCCGAGGGGGCCAGCGTGCCGGACCACTCGCCCGCGGCGCAGGACCATTTCACCCCGCCCGCGCCTAACGCCGCCGCGATCCCCGACGACTGGGACGACCTCTTCGCGCCGGAGCCTGCACCCGCGCCAACCGCGCCCGCCGATCCGTTCGGCGCACAGGCCGCACCCCCGCCCGGCGCCATGCCGCCCCCGGCGGCCCAACAGCCTGCGCCCGCATCGACCGACGCCGCCCGCGCGTTCCTCGAGGCCGCCGGCGCCGCCCATCTCGACATCCCCACCGAAGAGCTCGCCGCCACGATGGCCCGCCTCGGCCGGACCTACGCCGCCATGGTCGCGGGCATGCGGGAGATCCTGATGGCCCGCGCCTCGATCAAGAGCGAGATGCGGATGGAGCGCACCATGATCAGCATGGGCGGCAACAACCCCCTGAAGTTCTCGATCAGCCCTGAACAGGCGGTCGAGGCGATGATCCGCCCGACCGTGCCCGGCTATCTCGACGCCGAAGCCGCGACGACCGAGGCACTCGCCGACATCCGCGCCCACGAGGTCGCGATGATGTCGGGGATGGAGGCCGCACTGAAGGACCTGTTGACCCGCCTCGGCCCCGATCAGCTCGCCACCCGCATCGAATCCGGCTCCTCCCTCGGCGGCCTCCTGGGCGGGAAGAAGGCCCGCTACTGGGAGGCCTACGAGCGGATGTACGCGGAGATCGCCCGCGAGACGGAAGACGATTTCCAGTCGGCCTTCGGGCGCGAATTCGCGCGGGCCTATGAAGAACAGCTCAAAAAGCTTTGAAAGGATTGAACATGTTTTACACTGGAAGATTCACTGCGGCCCTCGTCCTGACGCTGGCAGCCTGCGCGCCTGTCCCGGAACCCGCGCCGACCACGCAGGTCGCCCTCACCATCGCCGCGGCCCCCGACATGAACGGCGGGCTGCCCGCACAGGCGAAGGTCTACTACCTCGCGGCACCCGGCACGTTCGGCGCCTCCGACTTCTTCGCGGTGTTTCAGGAGCCCGAGGCGACGCTGGGTGCGGAACTGATGGACGTCGACGAGGTGCAACTCGCGCCCGGCGGCACCTTCACCGACCTGCGCAGCTTCGACACACCGCCGGGCGCGATCGGCGTCGTCGTCGCCTTCCGCGATATCGGCGGCGCGTTCCTTGACGTCCAACCACTCGCGCCCAACGCCTCGAACGTCGTCGAGATCAGCGTCTCGGGCAACACCGTCGTGATCCGCTGACGGCCAAGTAGAGGAGCGCGTCGAACCGTGTCTTGGGAAAACAAGGTCATCTGGCAGGAGGGGCTGTTTCTGGAGCCCCATCACTTCCAGCAGCAGGACCGCCACGTCGCGGCCCAGATCGCGGGCGTCGCCTCCGCCGTCACGCCCTATGCCTGGGGCCTACGGGAGCTGACGCTGGACGAGGATCTGCTGAAGCTCGGCAAGATCGCCATCACGTCCTGCACCGGGCTGACGCCGGATCACGTGACCTTCCGCGTGCCGCAGGGCGACGATCATCCGACAGCACTCGATGTGCCGAAGGGGGTTGCGAACGCCGTCGTCTACCTCGCGATCCCGACCCGGCGCGAGGGTGCGGTGGAGGTCGATCTGAGCGGCGAGGCGCGTTCCGCCGCCCGCTTCCAGCCCGCCGAGATCGACGTGACGGATACCACGGGCCGCGACCGGCGCCCGGTGCGCATGGCGGTGGGCAAGCTGCACCTGCAACTGGCACTCGACCTCGATGATCTCGCCGACCAGCTCGTCATCCCCGTCGCCCGGATCATCGAGGTCCGCCAGGACGGGGAGGTCGTGCTCGACCGCGCCTTCATCCCCGCCTGCACCGACGCGCGGGCCGCGCCGCCGCTGCAGGGGTTCCTGCGGGAACTGGAGGGGCTGCTGAGCCAGCGGGCCGAGGCGCTCGCCGGGCGTCTCAACCAGAGCGGCGGGGCGAAGGGCGTGGCCGAGATCTCCGACTTCCTGCTGCTGATCGCGGTCAACCGTGCGCTACCGCAGGTCCGCCATCTCGCGGCGATCGAGAACGCGCATCCGCAGGCGATCTATCATTTCCTGACGGCGCTCGCCGGCGAGCTCTCCACCTTCATGGCCGCCGACAAGCGCGCGCCGGAGTTTCCGGCCTACCGCCACGACGACCTGACCAACGTGTTCCAGCCGGTGTTCCGCACGCTGCGCCAGCATCTGAGCGCAGTGCTGGAGCAGAACGCCGTCGCCATCCCCATCGAGCCGCGGAAATATGGCGTGTCGGTCGCGATGATCCCGGATCGGAGCCTCGTGACCTCCGCCACCTTCGTGCTGGCTGCCAAGGCGAGCGTCCCGCCCGAGAGCGTGCGCCGCCACTTCCCCACGCAGGCCAAGCTCGGACCCGTGGAGAAGATCCGGGAGCTCGTCAACTCCGCCCTGCCCGGCGTGGCGCTGCGGCCCCTGCCCGTCGCCCCGCGGCAGGTCCCCTACTATTCCGGTGTCGTCTACTTCGAGCTCGACCGCGACAGCGCCTACTGGAAGCAGATGACGACCTCCGGCGGGCTTGCGGTGCACGTCTCCGGCGACTTCCCCGATCTCGAGATGGAGCTGTGGGCGATCCGGTAGCGCCGGAGCCCGCCCGAACAGGAGCGCATGATGTCACGCGACGATCCCTTCTTCGAGCCGACGGATACGGACAAGACGATCATCCGGCCCAACCCGGCCGGGCGCCGTCCCGCGGCGCCGACCCCGATGCCGCCGCCGGGGCCTGCCGCACGCGCTGCACCGCCTCCGCCAGCCCCGACCGCGGGTGCGCCTGCGGTGCCGGTCAGCACGGCGGCCACCGGCCTCAACCCGCTCAACGCCGCCGCCTCGACCCTGTTCTCGCTGGTCGCGCGCATCCGCAACCGGGCACAGCACCCCGATCCGGCCGCCCTTCGCAACAGCGTCGCCGCCGAGATCCGCGCGTTCGAGAACGCGGCCCTTCAGGCCGGGGTCCACGCCCAGACCGTCCGCGTGGCGCGCTACGCGATCTGCGCGACCCTTGATGACGTGGTGCTCAACACCCCCTGGGGCGGGCAGAGCGCGTGGACCCAGCAGGGAATGGTCATCACCTTTCACAACGAAACCCATGGCGGCGACCGCTTCTACGACCTGCTCACGCGGCTGGAGAAGGCGCCGTCCGAGAACCTGATGCTGCTGGAGTTCCTCTATGTCTGCCTCAGCCTCGGGTTCGAGGGACGGCTGCGCGTGGCCCCCGGCGGTGGCGAAAAGCACCTCGCCATCCGCGACGGGCTCGCCCGGCTGATCCGCACCCACCGCCCGCAGGGCGAGCGGGACCTGTCCGCCAACTGGAAGGGGATGGAGGTCGCACACCGGCTGCTATCCTCCTGGACCCCGATCTGGGTGACGGCGGGCCTGACGCTGGGCGGGCTCTGCGCTGTCTTCTTCGGCTTCTCGGTCGCGCTTGCCGGCGATACGGAGCGGTTGCGCGGCCAGATCAGCGCGCTCGACGTGGACGGGGTCGTGACCCTCGCCCGCGCGGCCCCGCCGCCACCGCCGCCGCCCCCCGCACCGCAGGTCATCGAGCGGGTGCAGACCGTCTCCTCCTTCCTCGCGCCCGAGATCGCGCAAGGGCTCGTCACCGTCGATGACCGGGGCAACACGCTGACCGTGCGCATCGCGGGACAGGCCATGTTCGCCTCCGCCTCCGACACGCTGTCGCCGGACTACGAGGCGGTGGTGGACCGCGTCGCCGCAGCACTGGAGGAAGAGCCCGGCCGCATCATCGTCGCGGGGCACTCCGACAACATCCCGATCAACACCGCGCGCTTCCCGTCGAACCTGCAACTGTCGCTCGCCCGCGCACAATCGGTGATGGACCGCATGGCCGGAACCCTCGCCGACACCGACCGGCTGAGTGCGGAGGGCCGGGCCGACCGGGAGCCCATCGCCTCCAACGACACGCCCGAGGGGCGTGCCCAGAACCGTCGCATCGAAGTCATTCTCGTGAAGGCAGGCTGACCCATGTTCCGCAGATACATCTACTACTTCTTCGGCCCCATCGGCGTTCTGATCGCCTTCACCCTCGTGACCTCCGTGTCGATCTGGTATCTCGGCCCGCTGATCGCGGTCGGCGACATCCGCCCCTTCGACCGGCAGGCGGACCGGCTGATCGCCATCGCGCTGCTCACCGCCATCACCGTCATCACGATCCTCGTCATCCTCCTGCGCCGCCGCTACCGCGACCGGGAGATGACGGAGGCGATCACTGCCAATGCTGCGCCGGTGGAGCAGACCGACGAGGCCGTGACGGCGGAGCTTTCCGAGATGCGGCAGCGCATGACCGACGCGCTGAAGTTTCTGCGCAAGTCGCGCCTCGGCGGACGCTTCGGCACCCGCTCGCTCTACCAGCTTCCCTGGTACATCATCATCGGCCCGCCGGGCGCGGGGAAGACCACGGCCATCGTCAATTCCGGCCTCAAGTTCCCGCTGGCCGAGCGCATGGGCAAGGGGGCGATCGGCGGCGTCGGCGGCACGCGCAACTGCGACTGGTGGTTCACCGACGAGGCCGTGCTGCTCGACACCGCGGGGCGCTACACCACGCAGGACAGCAACCGCGATGCGGATGCGAAGGCGTGGACCGGCTTTCTCGACATGCTCAAGCAGCACCGCAAACGCCAGCCGATCAACGGCGCCATGGTGGCGATCAGCCTCTCGGACCTGTCTTTGCAGGACGAGGCGGCGCGCCGCGCCCATGCCCACGCGATCCGCACCCGCCTCCACGAGTTGCGGGAGAAGCTGGGCGTCCGCTTCCCGGTCTACGTCCTCTTCACCAAGGCCGACCTGATCGCGGGCTTCCAGGAGTTCTTCGCCGATCTCGGCGCGGAGGAGCGGGAGCAGGTCTGGGGCTTCACGCTGGCGGAAGGCGCCGACACCACCGCCAAGGCGGCCTTCGATGCGGAGTTCGACACGCTGCTCACCCGCCTGTCGGACCGCAGCCTCGAACGGATGCAGGCGGAGACCGACTACCAGCGCCGCAGCCTAGTCGCGGGCTTCCCGGCGCAGATCGCCTCGCTCCGCTCGGTCGCCCACGACTTCCTCGGCGAGATGTTCCAGGACAGCCGCTACGAGCAGAGCCAGTTCCTGCGCGGGGTCTACTTCACCTCCGGCACGCAGGAGGGCACGCCCATCGACCGGCTGATGATGGGCATGGCGAGCACCTTCGGTATCGGGCGGCAGGCGATCGGCACCGGCAAGGGTCAGGGGCGCAGCTACTTCCTGACTCGGCTTCTGAACGGCGTGATCTTCCGCGAGGCCGGGCTCGTCTCCGCCGACGACGCGGTGGAGCGACGCCACCGCTGGATCAAGCGCGGGGCGATGGCCTGCGGCCTGCTGACCTTCGGCGCGGCCACGGCCGTCTGGACCAACAGCTTCGCCGGCAACGTCTCCCTGATCGACGGGGCGCGGAGCGAGGTCGACACGTTCCGCGAGATCGCATCGGGCGTGACCCGCAACCCGGTCGCCGACGCGGACCTGCCCGCCATCGTGCCCGCGCTCAACGTCCTGCGCGACCTGCCCGGCAACCCGGCGGCGAGCGATCCGGAGCCGCCGCGCGAACTCACCTTCGGCCTCTATCAGGGCGATGCGATCGGCTCCGAGTCCGAGCAGGCCTATCGCGGCTCGCTCAACACGCTCCTGCTGCCGCGCCTCCTCTTCCGGCTGGAGGAGCAGATGCAGGCGAGCATGAACAACCCCGACTTCCTGTTCGAGGCGCTGAAGGTCTACCTGATGCTGGGCCTCCAGGGACCGATGGATCGGGAGACCGTCGAGCAGTGGATGGAGCTCGACTGGACCGTCGCCTTCGCCGGGCAGGAGGAGTTGCAGGCCGACCTGCGCGGCCATCTCGACGCGCTGCTGAACGCGCCGATGCAGGAGATCGCGCTGAACGGCCCGCTCGTCGATCAGATCCAGGCCCTGCTGGCGGAGACGCCGCTGGCCGAGCGGATCTACCAGAGCATCGTCAGCGCGCCGCCGGCCCGTGGCCTCACGCCTTTCCGCCTGACGGACGTTGGCGGTCCCGCCGTCTCCCGCGTGCTGCTGCGGCCCTCGGGTCAGCCGCTGAGTGCTGGCATCGACGGGGTCTACACCCATGCGGGCTTTCACGAGTACTTCCTGCCGCAACTCGCCACGGTCGAGGAGCGGGTGGAGTTCGAAAACCTCGTCCTCGGCGGTCGCGCGGCGGAGGTGAACCCGGACAATCTCGACCGGCTCGCCCGCGATGTGCTCGCCCTCTACGAAAACGATTATATCGTGGAATACGAGCAGCTTCTGGGCGATATCGACATCATCCCGATGGACAGTGTCGGACAGGCCGCGCAGGTCACCAGCGTGCTCTCCGGCCCGACTTCGCCCATCCGCAACATCCTCGAAGCGGTGTCGGACGAGACCCGGCTGACCGAGCTGCCCGAGGCGCGGCTGCTGGCGGCGAATGCGAGCAATGCGGCCCTCGATCTGGCGCGGGACGAGGTCGTCTCCGCCCTCGACGCGCAGGGTCAGTCGATCTTCGAGGCGTTCGGCTCGATCCTGCCCGGCGAGGATCCGGCCGCCCCGCAACAGTCGCCCGGCCAGTTCGTGGAGGACCGGTTCGCAGAGCTGCACGCCCTCGTCGCCCGGCCCGACGGGGCGCCGTCCGAACTCGACGGGCTGATCGGTGACATCACCGACGTCTTCGACGAGCTCAACCGCATCTCGCTGGGTCAGAGCTCCGGCGCGCTGACGGGGCCGAACGCCTCGGCGAACCTGCAGGCGGAGATCGCGCGCCTGCCCGATCCGCTCGGCCGCTGGGCCGCGCAGATCGTGGCGGGCTCCTCCGGTGCCGCGGTCGGCGGTGCGAGGGCGGAGCTCAACGGCGCGTGGCAATCGCAGGTGCTACCCTTCTGCCGCCGGGCCATCGACGGGCGCTATCCGTTCAGCCGGCAGGCGCAGGCGGACGTGACGCTTCAGGACTTTGGGCGTCTCTTCGGGCCGAGCGGGCTGATGGATACGTTCTTCAACGAGAACCTCGCGCCCTTCGTCGACACAACCAGCGATCCATGGCGGCTGCGCCGGGTGAACGGCGTGGATATCGGGATCTCCCCGGCGGTGATCGCGCAGTTCCAGAAGGCGGCCGAGATCCGGGACAGCTTCTTTCTGAGCCCCGGCCTGCCCTCGATCACCTTCGACGTGACGCCCGTCGCCCTCGACCCCAATGTCGATCAGGTGGTGGTGGAGATCGAGGGCCAGCAGGTGATCTACGCCCATGGGCCCCCGCAAGTGACACCCGTGACGTGGCCCGGTCAGGCGGGCGGGCGCACGCGGGTCGCGTTCTCCCCCGCGCGGACGGATCTGGAGAACACGATCCAGCGCGACGGCCCGTGGGCCTGGTTCCGGCTGCTCGACGCGGCGGAGCTGCGGCGGACCAACGTGTCGGACCGCAACCGCATGATCTTCAACCTCGGCGGGCGGATCGCGATCTTCCAGCTTCGCGCGGGCTCGGCGCTGAACCCGTTCACCGTCTCCGCGCTCGACAGCTTCTCCTGCCCGGCGTCGCTGTGATGGAGATGCAGGCGGCATATGGCTGGTACGGCAAGGTGCCCTGCGTCGGCGATTTCGTGCGGGCGGGGCTCTCCCCGGACTTCGTGCGCGGCTGGGATCGCTGGATGCAGGCGCTACTCGTCGCCGGGGGCAAGGCGTT is a genomic window of Pontivivens ytuae containing:
- the tssK gene encoding type VI secretion system baseplate subunit TssK, whose translation is MSWENKVIWQEGLFLEPHHFQQQDRHVAAQIAGVASAVTPYAWGLRELTLDEDLLKLGKIAITSCTGLTPDHVTFRVPQGDDHPTALDVPKGVANAVVYLAIPTRREGAVEVDLSGEARSAARFQPAEIDVTDTTGRDRRPVRMAVGKLHLQLALDLDDLADQLVIPVARIIEVRQDGEVVLDRAFIPACTDARAAPPLQGFLRELEGLLSQRAEALAGRLNQSGGAKGVAEISDFLLLIAVNRALPQVRHLAAIENAHPQAIYHFLTALAGELSTFMAADKRAPEFPAYRHDDLTNVFQPVFRTLRQHLSAVLEQNAVAIPIEPRKYGVSVAMIPDRSLVTSATFVLAAKASVPPESVRRHFPTQAKLGPVEKIRELVNSALPGVALRPLPVAPRQVPYYSGVVYFELDRDSAYWKQMTTSGGLAVHVSGDFPDLEMELWAIR
- the tssL gene encoding type VI secretion system protein TssL, long form; its protein translation is MSRDDPFFEPTDTDKTIIRPNPAGRRPAAPTPMPPPGPAARAAPPPPAPTAGAPAVPVSTAATGLNPLNAAASTLFSLVARIRNRAQHPDPAALRNSVAAEIRAFENAALQAGVHAQTVRVARYAICATLDDVVLNTPWGGQSAWTQQGMVITFHNETHGGDRFYDLLTRLEKAPSENLMLLEFLYVCLSLGFEGRLRVAPGGGEKHLAIRDGLARLIRTHRPQGERDLSANWKGMEVAHRLLSSWTPIWVTAGLTLGGLCAVFFGFSVALAGDTERLRGQISALDVDGVVTLARAAPPPPPPPPAPQVIERVQTVSSFLAPEIAQGLVTVDDRGNTLTVRIAGQAMFASASDTLSPDYEAVVDRVAAALEEEPGRIIVAGHSDNIPINTARFPSNLQLSLARAQSVMDRMAGTLADTDRLSAEGRADREPIASNDTPEGRAQNRRIEVILVKAG
- the tssM gene encoding type VI secretion system membrane subunit TssM, with the translated sequence MFRRYIYYFFGPIGVLIAFTLVTSVSIWYLGPLIAVGDIRPFDRQADRLIAIALLTAITVITILVILLRRRYRDREMTEAITANAAPVEQTDEAVTAELSEMRQRMTDALKFLRKSRLGGRFGTRSLYQLPWYIIIGPPGAGKTTAIVNSGLKFPLAERMGKGAIGGVGGTRNCDWWFTDEAVLLDTAGRYTTQDSNRDADAKAWTGFLDMLKQHRKRQPINGAMVAISLSDLSLQDEAARRAHAHAIRTRLHELREKLGVRFPVYVLFTKADLIAGFQEFFADLGAEEREQVWGFTLAEGADTTAKAAFDAEFDTLLTRLSDRSLERMQAETDYQRRSLVAGFPAQIASLRSVAHDFLGEMFQDSRYEQSQFLRGVYFTSGTQEGTPIDRLMMGMASTFGIGRQAIGTGKGQGRSYFLTRLLNGVIFREAGLVSADDAVERRHRWIKRGAMACGLLTFGAATAVWTNSFAGNVSLIDGARSEVDTFREIASGVTRNPVADADLPAIVPALNVLRDLPGNPAASDPEPPRELTFGLYQGDAIGSESEQAYRGSLNTLLLPRLLFRLEEQMQASMNNPDFLFEALKVYLMLGLQGPMDRETVEQWMELDWTVAFAGQEELQADLRGHLDALLNAPMQEIALNGPLVDQIQALLAETPLAERIYQSIVSAPPARGLTPFRLTDVGGPAVSRVLLRPSGQPLSAGIDGVYTHAGFHEYFLPQLATVEERVEFENLVLGGRAAEVNPDNLDRLARDVLALYENDYIVEYEQLLGDIDIIPMDSVGQAAQVTSVLSGPTSPIRNILEAVSDETRLTELPEARLLAANASNAALDLARDEVVSALDAQGQSIFEAFGSILPGEDPAAPQQSPGQFVEDRFAELHALVARPDGAPSELDGLIGDITDVFDELNRISLGQSSGALTGPNASANLQAEIARLPDPLGRWAAQIVAGSSGAAVGGARAELNGAWQSQVLPFCRRAIDGRYPFSRQAQADVTLQDFGRLFGPSGLMDTFFNENLAPFVDTTSDPWRLRRVNGVDIGISPAVIAQFQKAAEIRDSFFLSPGLPSITFDVTPVALDPNVDQVVVEIEGQQVIYAHGPPQVTPVTWPGQAGGRTRVAFSPARTDLENTIQRDGPWAWFRLLDAAELRRTNVSDRNRMIFNLGGRIAIFQLRAGSALNPFTVSALDSFSCPASL